The following are encoded together in the Pontibacter liquoris genome:
- the pafA gene encoding alkaline phosphatase PafA: MSKPSVLGRGIFAKAAFACFAALSACVGITHTTTVEKEPATMATTVMQRPKLIVGIVVDQMRYDYLFRYWSKYGNDGFKKLVTEGYNFKNNHYTYVPTYTGPGHASVYTGSVPALNGIVGNDWYNRATGKTIYCTEDNTVKTVGSTSTAGQMSPANLLTTTITDELRLATNMGAKVIGVALKDRGSILPAGHLANGAYWFDSPSGNWITSTYYENDLPAWVKEFNARKLADTYLSQPWNTLLPIAQYTESTRDDAPWEGLIAGEKSPVFPHDVPALRGKDYELIRSLPAGNTITKDFALAALKGENLGKGTHPDFLAVSFSSTDYVGHRYGPNSVEAEDVFLRLDKEISELIAAAEAQAGKGNVLFFLTADHGAAHVPAFLQEHNIPAGVSSSATIRDSVEAYLDKTYGKGEWVERYINQQVYLNRKLADSKKLDLAEVQQRVASYVMRFPAVASTVTATALQQNNWSQGMKGRIENGYNAQRSGDVIVVLQPGWFEGYGSGKPTGTTHGSYANYDTHVPLVWYGWRVKPGESSEETGITDIAPTIASWLYIQEPNGSVGKPLQQYMK; this comes from the coding sequence ATGAGCAAACCTTCTGTCCTGGGGCGTGGCATCTTTGCAAAAGCGGCTTTTGCCTGCTTTGCAGCCCTGAGCGCCTGCGTGGGGATCACCCATACCACTACTGTAGAAAAGGAACCGGCTACCATGGCAACAACCGTCATGCAGCGGCCAAAACTCATTGTAGGCATTGTGGTAGACCAGATGCGCTACGATTACTTGTTCCGCTACTGGAGCAAGTATGGCAACGATGGTTTTAAGAAACTGGTAACGGAAGGGTATAACTTCAAGAACAACCATTATACGTATGTGCCAACGTATACCGGCCCTGGCCATGCGTCTGTTTATACGGGCAGCGTGCCCGCGCTGAATGGCATTGTAGGCAACGACTGGTATAACCGCGCAACCGGCAAGACCATTTACTGCACCGAAGACAATACCGTAAAAACAGTTGGCAGCACCTCTACGGCCGGGCAAATGTCGCCGGCCAATCTGCTCACTACCACCATTACCGACGAGCTGCGGCTGGCAACAAACATGGGGGCCAAAGTCATTGGCGTCGCGCTGAAAGACAGGGGCTCCATCCTGCCGGCCGGCCACCTGGCTAATGGCGCTTATTGGTTCGATTCGCCTTCGGGCAACTGGATCACCAGCACCTATTATGAAAATGACCTGCCTGCTTGGGTAAAGGAATTTAATGCCCGCAAACTGGCCGATACCTACCTGAGCCAGCCCTGGAACACGCTGCTGCCCATTGCGCAGTATACCGAAAGCACTAGAGACGATGCCCCTTGGGAAGGACTGATCGCCGGCGAGAAAAGCCCGGTGTTCCCTCACGATGTACCCGCCCTGCGCGGCAAGGATTACGAACTGATCCGCTCGCTGCCCGCTGGTAACACCATCACCAAAGACTTTGCACTGGCAGCCCTGAAAGGCGAGAACCTGGGCAAAGGCACACATCCTGACTTCCTGGCCGTTAGCTTTTCGTCAACCGATTATGTCGGCCACCGCTACGGACCGAATTCCGTAGAGGCGGAAGATGTGTTCCTGCGCCTGGACAAAGAAATTAGCGAGCTGATCGCGGCGGCTGAAGCGCAGGCCGGCAAAGGCAACGTGCTTTTCTTCCTGACCGCAGACCACGGCGCGGCGCATGTGCCGGCCTTTCTGCAGGAGCACAACATACCGGCAGGCGTATCCAGTTCGGCTACCATCCGCGACTCGGTGGAGGCTTACCTGGATAAAACCTATGGCAAGGGAGAATGGGTGGAACGCTACATCAACCAGCAGGTATACCTGAACAGAAAGTTGGCAGATAGCAAAAAGCTGGACCTGGCAGAAGTGCAACAGCGCGTAGCCAGCTATGTGATGCGCTTCCCGGCGGTGGCCAGCACAGTTACGGCAACGGCCCTGCAGCAAAATAACTGGAGCCAGGGCATGAAGGGCCGGATAGAAAATGGTTATAATGCCCAGCGCTCAGGCGACGTAATCGTGGTACTGCAACCCGGCTGGTTCGAAGGCTATGGCAGCGGCAAACCCACCGGTACTACCCATGGCTCTTACGCCAACTATGACACCCACGTTCCGCTGGTATGGTATGGCTGGCGTGTAAAACCGGGCGAAAGCTCTGAAGAAACAGGAATAACCGATATTGCGCCGACCATTGCCTCGTGGCTCTACATACAGGAGCCGAACGGCAGCGTGGGTAAACCTTTGCAACAATACATGAAATAA
- a CDS encoding inorganic diphosphatase — protein MNLENMENNNPWHSVSFGEEAPEVVTAIIEIPKGSKAKYELDKDSGMLKLDRVLFSSIHYPANYGFIPQTYCDDKDPLDILVICSIDVQPMCLINAKVIGVMQMIDNNEEDDKIIAVAYNDMSVRHINDISELPPHTLLEMRRFFEDYKKLEQKEVIVEQFLGREHAYKIIQDSIELYNTTFGEPRQVKSL, from the coding sequence ATGAATTTGGAGAATATGGAGAACAACAATCCATGGCATAGTGTGAGTTTCGGTGAAGAGGCTCCTGAGGTGGTTACGGCTATCATTGAGATCCCGAAAGGATCGAAAGCAAAGTATGAACTGGACAAAGACAGCGGCATGTTGAAACTGGACCGGGTACTTTTTTCATCTATCCATTACCCGGCCAACTATGGCTTTATCCCGCAAACCTACTGCGACGACAAAGACCCGCTTGATATCCTGGTGATCTGCTCGATCGACGTGCAGCCCATGTGCCTGATCAATGCGAAAGTAATTGGCGTAATGCAGATGATCGACAACAACGAAGAAGACGATAAGATCATCGCGGTAGCCTATAACGACATGTCGGTGCGCCATATCAACGATATTTCGGAGCTGCCGCCGCACACGCTGCTGGAGATGCGCCGCTTTTTTGAAGATTACAAAAAGCTGGAGCAGAAAGAAGTTATTGTAGAGCAGTTCCTGGGCCGCGAGCACGCCTATAAAATCATTCAGGACAGCATCGAACTGTATAACACCACCTTCGGGGAGCCCCGCCAGGTAAAGTCGTTATAA
- a CDS encoding UbiA family prenyltransferase: protein MGQNRSIGISGHKPHTAPHLYTLVRRVLGALLYSNVFISCCAFSLTVETYKLAKLPVSLPMAVFVFLATLFTYNLSSVQSMVRHPLQPRNRQNPSWAQRHKPEMALLGLASISAAAGLYLAFDLNINRWIMLHLAVISIGYTVPILYKSRQRRPLRSVPLLKVFLIAYVWGVVTALFPLLDAGLQVWEPQALLLFVRRFLFILALALLFDIRDFAYDQRTNTLTIPGVLGVKRTKLLSLLLLLLYVVVSVSSETGPVQLALIASALGAAVVVVFSSENKPRVYYALLADGAMLLHAGLIYLTLR from the coding sequence ATGGGGCAGAACAGAAGCATCGGCATCAGCGGGCACAAGCCACACACCGCACCGCACCTCTACACGCTGGTGCGCCGGGTGCTGGGTGCACTGCTGTATAGCAATGTCTTTATTTCCTGTTGCGCCTTCAGCCTGACGGTGGAGACGTATAAGCTGGCCAAGCTCCCGGTATCGCTGCCCATGGCGGTATTTGTGTTTCTGGCCACCCTGTTTACCTATAACCTGAGCAGCGTGCAAAGTATGGTGCGCCATCCGCTGCAGCCACGCAATAGGCAAAACCCCTCCTGGGCACAGCGGCACAAACCGGAAATGGCGTTGCTGGGGCTGGCAAGTATAAGCGCGGCCGCCGGGCTATACCTGGCTTTCGACCTGAACATCAATCGTTGGATCATGCTGCACCTGGCCGTCATCTCGATCGGCTACACGGTGCCCATTCTGTATAAATCCCGCCAGCGAAGGCCGCTGAGGAGCGTGCCCCTGCTCAAGGTTTTTCTGATCGCGTATGTATGGGGCGTGGTTACGGCGCTTTTCCCGCTGCTGGATGCCGGGCTGCAGGTATGGGAACCGCAGGCGCTGCTGCTGTTTGTGCGTCGCTTCTTGTTTATCCTGGCCCTGGCGCTGCTCTTCGATATCCGCGATTTTGCCTACGACCAACGCACCAATACGCTTACCATTCCGGGCGTGCTGGGCGTGAAAAGAACCAAGCTGCTCTCGCTTTTGCTGCTGCTGCTGTACGTGGTTGTTTCGGTGAGCTCCGAAACAGGGCCGGTGCAGCTGGCGCTTATTGCCAGTGCCCTGGGCGCGGCTGTGGTGGTGGTGTTCTCCTCCGAAAACAAGCCCCGCGTATACTACGCCCTGCTGGCCGATGGGGCCATGCTGCTGCACGCCGGCCTGATCTATCTTACCCTGCGCTGA
- a CDS encoding NAD(P)H-hydrate dehydratase, with protein MKLLSAAQTREADAFTIREEGISSLDLMERAAKAFACWFENKFQPTQEVLLCCGPGNNGGDGLAVARLLHQRGYPVQVYLVGDTTSASADFKANRARLPEQIKQQPLTEEKQLPNIPPHACVIDALFGTGLNRPVTGLYAALIRHLNESNATITAIDLPSGLYTDSQTPQEGAVIQATYTISFQLPKLAFLLPQHEAFVGEWHVVPIGLSEKFIAEADTRYYLTMQEDVQQLLKPRKRFSHKGTYGHALLLAGSFGKMGACVLASRSCLRAGVGLLTVHTPAAGYDILQTAVPEAMTLVDQNRRHLSHLPQDLDKYNVVGSGPGLGTERATKTAIGQLLATSGQYLVIDADAINIIGSSEKLKAQLPRNKVIFTPHPKEFERLVGKSNNDYDRLQDMLEFCREYACYVVLKGSNTAIGTPDGNLYFNSTGNAGMATGGTGDVLTGIITALVAQHYTLEEACRLGVYVHGLAGDLALKTVGDVGMIASDVIDHLPAAFLQLQALSAG; from the coding sequence ATGAAACTCCTGTCCGCAGCCCAGACCCGCGAAGCCGATGCTTTTACTATCCGGGAGGAAGGCATTTCCTCTTTAGACCTGATGGAGCGTGCCGCCAAAGCATTTGCCTGCTGGTTTGAGAACAAGTTTCAGCCTACGCAAGAGGTGCTGTTGTGCTGCGGCCCTGGCAATAATGGTGGCGATGGCCTGGCCGTGGCTCGCCTGCTGCACCAGCGGGGCTATCCGGTGCAGGTATACCTGGTAGGCGATACGACCAGCGCTTCAGCTGACTTTAAAGCGAACCGGGCACGGCTGCCGGAGCAAATAAAGCAACAGCCGCTAACCGAAGAAAAACAGCTGCCCAATATTCCCCCGCATGCCTGTGTGATCGATGCACTGTTCGGCACCGGCCTGAACCGCCCTGTTACGGGCCTTTATGCTGCCCTGATCCGCCACCTGAACGAAAGCAACGCTACCATCACGGCTATCGACCTGCCCTCTGGCCTTTACACCGACAGCCAGACACCCCAGGAAGGCGCTGTTATCCAGGCAACCTATACTATTAGTTTCCAGTTGCCCAAGCTGGCGTTTCTGCTGCCCCAGCACGAGGCGTTTGTCGGGGAGTGGCATGTGGTGCCGATCGGGCTGAGCGAGAAGTTTATAGCGGAGGCGGATACCCGTTACTACCTGACGATGCAGGAAGATGTGCAGCAACTTCTGAAGCCGCGCAAGCGCTTCTCGCACAAGGGCACGTACGGCCATGCGCTGCTGCTGGCCGGTAGTTTCGGCAAGATGGGCGCCTGCGTGTTGGCTTCCCGCTCCTGCCTCCGGGCCGGCGTGGGCCTGCTCACCGTCCACACGCCGGCTGCCGGATATGATATTCTGCAAACAGCCGTGCCCGAAGCCATGACGCTGGTCGATCAAAACCGCAGGCACCTCTCCCATCTGCCCCAGGACCTGGACAAGTATAACGTGGTAGGCTCGGGACCAGGCCTTGGCACTGAGCGGGCAACCAAAACGGCCATCGGGCAACTGCTGGCTACCTCGGGGCAATACCTGGTGATCGATGCCGACGCCATCAACATTATCGGCAGCAGCGAGAAACTCAAGGCCCAACTCCCGCGCAACAAAGTGATCTTTACGCCGCATCCCAAAGAATTTGAGCGCCTGGTGGGCAAAAGCAACAATGATTATGATCGCCTGCAAGACATGCTGGAGTTTTGCCGGGAATATGCCTGCTACGTGGTGCTGAAAGGAAGCAATACGGCCATTGGCACGCCCGATGGGAATTTATACTTTAACTCTACTGGCAATGCGGGCATGGCTACCGGGGGAACGGGCGATGTGCTGACCGGCATCATCACCGCGCTGGTGGCCCAGCACTACACCCTGGAAGAGGCCTGCCGCCTGGGCGTGTATGTGCATGGTTTGGCCGGCGACCTGGCGCTAAAAACAGTAGGAGATGTTGGCATGATCGCCTCTGACGTGATAGACCACCTGCCCGCGGCTTTTCTGCAGTTGCAAGCCCTCAGCGCAGGGTAA
- the sdaAA gene encoding L-serine ammonia-lyase, iron-sulfur-dependent, subunit alpha — protein MSLLFNDFKSWEAYCAETGEPLYQPVLTYEIEQKGRTEEFIWENIARAYEVMKDAVHTGLTEDMRSRSGMVNNSAKKVAKSPVTVLAPAFQLLVARALGAKEVNSCMGRVVAAPTAGASGILPGTLTTLQELHGLEDRSIHEGLLVAAGIALIIEQNASLAGAVGGCQAETGSAAAMAAGAIVYCLGGNTDQVFTAVAITIQCMLGLVCDPVAGLVEVPCIVRNASAAAIAFSSAQMAIAGVNAVIPVDQCVAALGEVGESMERKYKETAEGGLANTPKAREIENFVLVQDVEILPDEDAE, from the coding sequence ATGTCCTTATTATTCAATGACTTTAAAAGTTGGGAAGCCTACTGCGCCGAAACAGGCGAGCCGCTCTACCAGCCCGTTTTAACATACGAAATAGAACAGAAAGGCCGCACCGAGGAGTTTATCTGGGAAAATATTGCCCGGGCTTACGAGGTGATGAAAGACGCCGTGCACACGGGCCTGACCGAAGACATGCGGTCCCGCTCGGGCATGGTGAACAACAGCGCCAAAAAAGTAGCCAAATCGCCGGTTACAGTGCTCGCTCCGGCGTTTCAGTTGCTGGTAGCGCGGGCGCTGGGCGCCAAGGAGGTAAACTCTTGCATGGGCCGCGTGGTGGCTGCGCCTACGGCGGGAGCTTCGGGCATTCTGCCGGGCACGCTCACCACGCTGCAGGAACTGCACGGCCTCGAAGACCGCAGCATTCACGAAGGTTTGCTGGTAGCAGCCGGTATTGCGCTGATTATTGAGCAGAATGCGTCGCTGGCCGGCGCTGTGGGCGGCTGCCAGGCCGAAACCGGCAGTGCCGCCGCCATGGCAGCCGGTGCCATCGTTTATTGCCTGGGCGGCAACACCGACCAAGTCTTCACGGCCGTAGCCATTACCATCCAGTGTATGCTGGGCCTGGTGTGCGATCCGGTAGCCGGCCTGGTGGAAGTGCCCTGCATCGTACGCAATGCCAGTGCGGCAGCCATTGCTTTCTCCTCAGCGCAAATGGCTATTGCCGGTGTAAACGCGGTCATTCCGGTGGACCAGTGCGTGGCGGCCCTTGGCGAGGTAGGCGAAAGCATGGAGCGCAAGTATAAAGAGACCGCCGAAGGCGGGCTGGCCAACACGCCTAAAGCCCGCGAAATAGAGAACTTCGTGCTGGTGCAGGACGTGGAGATCCTGCCGGATGAAGACGCAGAATAG
- a CDS encoding acylphosphatase produces the protein MKTNNKRIALRVHGNVHGVFFRASTQEKARELGLTGFVQNEPNGTVYMEAEGDPLALEMLEAWAHVGPEHATVKKVEVEEKPDLAGYTSFEQRR, from the coding sequence ATGAAAACCAACAACAAACGCATTGCCCTGCGGGTGCATGGCAACGTACACGGCGTGTTCTTTAGAGCCAGCACCCAGGAAAAAGCCCGGGAACTGGGCCTGACCGGTTTTGTGCAGAATGAGCCTAACGGCACCGTGTACATGGAAGCCGAAGGAGACCCGCTGGCCCTGGAAATGCTCGAAGCCTGGGCACATGTGGGCCCTGAACACGCCACTGTAAAGAAAGTAGAGGTAGAAGAAAAACCGGACCTGGCAGGCTATACCTCGTTTGAGCAGCGGCGGTAG
- a CDS encoding ThuA domain-containing protein, with amino-acid sequence MISHKSMKQSGLSVLFLFLFALLFSSCQDDKTPKILVFSKTKGYHHASIPKGIAAIQKIGEQEGYRVDTTTDASIFRDENLKKYRSVVFLSTTGNVLNGDQQVALERYVQAGGGFVGIHAAADTEYDWPWYNKLVGAYFLSHPQNPNVLKATVEVTDTAFAATAGLPQRWERTDEWYNYKNIYPDLKVVAVLDEDTYDGGENGENHPTAWYHDFDGGRAFYTGGGHTDESFSEPLFLKHLAGGIRYAMGDSTAVLDYSKAYAVKVPEENRFTKVILSNDLNEPMELAVAPDGRVFFIERSGNLYQYDPATKQTKVAHRFAVLPEPDRVHGNGLLGITVDPDFKTNNYLYLYYTPDGQPIEQLSQYVSRFTISKDGALDLKSEKVVLKVPIDLEVSAHTGGSLAWDKDKNLYISTGDNTVPFESSGYAPIDETPGRKTFDAQRSSGNTNDLRGKILRIHPEPDGTYTIPEGNLFAKGTAQTRPEIYVMGCRNPYRISVDQKTSIVYWGEIGPDAGEDGKQGPRGYDEFNQAKKAGNYGWPYFVGNSKPYHDYDFASKTVGELANPKAPVNTSPNNTGLKQLPPVQNAMVWYPYNASEEFPDLGEGGRCAMGGPVYHYQEALNSKVKLPAYYDKALFAYDWMRNWVYALRLDENQQYKRMEPFMPVTGDFKRPVDMEIGPDGAMYMLEYGSVYGVDNPDARLVRIEFNAENRAPVAQISVEDSIGQAPLKVAFSNKSFDFDEDDKLTYEWRFEGNKVGSTEANPSYTFQKNGVYKAILKVTDPSGKTDRDTFEIKVGNTLPKVAISTPDNSTFFFDNANLRYNVAIQDKEDPAIAADRMLVTLTYIPKVKDQQASAGHQDLKAAPVNLGKALMESSDCKACHQIDKKSVGPAFMLVSQKYKGQPNEVARLANKVITGGGGVWGEHAMNAHPQLSREEATEIVKYVLSLSEQPANQRLPQQGSVALKEHMAKGGQGRYVLQASYTDNGGAIVPLTGTDALVLRPARVLAAQADVLRNIERHENQLGAIHNRSYFVLKNIDLRGIRTLAYRYSSKDKDATLEVHTGSAKGPVISTLHYKATGNWDTYNVVSAPVTAPDGKNDLYFVIKKEQEPNQHLFNLDWIEFKR; translated from the coding sequence ATGATCTCGCACAAAAGCATGAAACAAAGCGGCTTATCTGTTCTTTTTCTCTTCCTTTTTGCCTTGCTCTTCAGCAGCTGCCAGGACGACAAAACACCGAAGATCCTGGTGTTTAGCAAAACCAAAGGGTATCATCACGCCTCCATTCCAAAAGGCATTGCGGCCATTCAGAAGATAGGAGAGCAGGAAGGCTACCGCGTGGACACCACCACCGATGCCAGCATTTTCCGCGATGAGAATCTGAAGAAATACCGTTCGGTTGTGTTTCTGAGTACCACCGGCAACGTGCTGAACGGCGACCAGCAGGTAGCCCTCGAACGTTACGTGCAGGCGGGCGGTGGCTTTGTAGGCATCCATGCTGCGGCCGATACCGAATACGACTGGCCGTGGTATAACAAGCTGGTCGGCGCTTATTTCCTGAGCCACCCCCAAAACCCCAATGTGCTTAAAGCGACGGTGGAAGTAACCGACACGGCCTTTGCGGCAACAGCCGGTTTGCCCCAGCGCTGGGAGCGCACCGACGAATGGTATAACTATAAAAATATCTATCCGGACCTGAAGGTGGTGGCCGTGCTGGACGAAGACACCTACGACGGTGGCGAGAACGGGGAAAATCATCCCACAGCCTGGTACCACGACTTTGATGGCGGGCGTGCCTTTTATACCGGAGGCGGCCATACGGACGAAAGCTTTAGCGAACCCCTGTTCCTGAAGCATCTGGCGGGCGGTATCCGCTATGCCATGGGCGACAGCACGGCCGTGCTGGATTACTCAAAAGCTTATGCGGTAAAAGTGCCCGAAGAGAACCGCTTTACCAAGGTCATCCTCTCAAACGATTTAAATGAACCGATGGAGCTGGCTGTGGCACCTGATGGCCGTGTGTTCTTTATCGAGCGAAGCGGCAACCTGTATCAGTACGATCCGGCTACAAAACAAACCAAAGTAGCGCACCGGTTTGCCGTATTGCCCGAGCCTGACCGGGTGCATGGCAATGGCCTGCTGGGTATCACTGTAGACCCCGATTTTAAAACCAACAACTACCTCTACCTCTATTACACGCCTGACGGCCAACCAATCGAACAGCTGTCGCAGTATGTTTCACGGTTCACGATCTCCAAAGATGGTGCACTGGACCTCAAATCAGAAAAAGTGGTGCTTAAAGTGCCCATCGATTTGGAGGTAAGCGCCCACACCGGCGGCTCGCTGGCCTGGGACAAAGACAAGAACCTTTACATTTCTACCGGCGATAACACCGTTCCGTTCGAGTCGAGCGGTTATGCGCCAATTGATGAAACGCCGGGCCGCAAAACCTTCGATGCCCAGCGCTCTTCCGGTAACACCAATGATCTAAGGGGCAAGATCCTGCGCATCCACCCCGAGCCGGACGGCACTTATACGATTCCGGAAGGTAATTTATTTGCGAAAGGCACGGCACAAACCCGCCCGGAGATTTACGTGATGGGCTGCCGCAACCCGTACCGCATCTCTGTTGACCAGAAGACCTCTATTGTATACTGGGGCGAGATCGGACCTGACGCCGGTGAAGATGGCAAGCAGGGCCCGCGCGGGTATGATGAGTTTAACCAGGCCAAAAAAGCCGGCAACTATGGCTGGCCATACTTTGTAGGCAACAGCAAACCCTACCACGACTATGATTTTGCCAGCAAAACCGTAGGCGAACTGGCCAACCCGAAGGCGCCTGTCAATACCTCGCCCAACAACACGGGCCTGAAGCAGCTGCCACCCGTACAAAATGCCATGGTCTGGTATCCGTATAATGCCTCGGAAGAATTCCCCGACCTAGGCGAAGGTGGCCGTTGTGCCATGGGTGGCCCGGTGTATCATTACCAGGAAGCCCTGAACTCGAAAGTAAAGCTGCCGGCATACTACGACAAGGCCCTGTTTGCCTACGACTGGATGCGCAACTGGGTGTATGCGCTGCGCCTGGACGAAAACCAGCAGTATAAACGCATGGAGCCCTTTATGCCGGTAACCGGTGATTTTAAGCGCCCCGTAGATATGGAGATCGGGCCGGATGGCGCCATGTATATGCTGGAATATGGCTCCGTTTACGGCGTGGATAACCCCGATGCACGCCTGGTGCGCATCGAATTCAATGCTGAGAACCGTGCCCCGGTGGCACAGATCAGTGTGGAAGATTCTATCGGGCAGGCACCGCTTAAAGTGGCTTTCAGCAACAAGAGCTTCGACTTTGACGAAGATGATAAGCTTACGTATGAGTGGCGCTTTGAAGGAAACAAAGTAGGATCGACGGAGGCCAACCCAAGCTATACTTTCCAAAAGAACGGCGTGTATAAAGCCATCCTGAAAGTAACCGACCCGTCCGGCAAAACAGACCGCGACACCTTCGAAATAAAAGTAGGCAACACGCTGCCGAAAGTGGCGATCAGTACGCCCGATAACAGCACCTTCTTTTTCGACAATGCCAACCTGCGCTACAACGTGGCGATTCAGGACAAGGAAGACCCGGCTATTGCCGCCGACAGGATGCTGGTAACCCTGACCTATATTCCGAAAGTGAAAGATCAGCAGGCCTCGGCCGGGCACCAGGACTTGAAAGCTGCCCCCGTAAACCTGGGCAAAGCGCTGATGGAAAGCAGTGACTGCAAAGCCTGCCACCAGATCGATAAGAAATCGGTTGGGCCCGCCTTTATGCTGGTATCCCAGAAGTATAAAGGCCAGCCAAACGAAGTAGCCCGCCTGGCTAACAAGGTGATTACCGGCGGTGGCGGCGTTTGGGGAGAACATGCCATGAATGCCCACCCGCAGTTATCGCGCGAGGAGGCAACCGAAATAGTAAAGTATGTGCTCTCGCTCTCGGAGCAGCCTGCCAACCAGCGCCTGCCGCAGCAGGGAAGTGTGGCCCTGAAGGAGCATATGGCCAAAGGCGGCCAGGGTCGCTATGTATTGCAGGCTTCGTATACCGATAACGGCGGTGCCATTGTGCCGCTCACCGGCACCGATGCGCTGGTACTGCGGCCGGCACGAGTGCTGGCCGCACAAGCCGATGTTTTACGGAACATAGAGCGCCATGAAAACCAGCTGGGCGCCATTCACAATAGATCATACTTTGTGCTGAAGAACATCGACTTGCGGGGCATCCGTACGCTGGCGTACCGGTACTCGTCCAAAGACAAGGATGCTACCCTGGAGGTGCACACCGGCTCCGCCAAAGGACCTGTAATAAGCACGCTGCACTACAAGGCTACCGGCAACTGGGATACCTATAACGTGGTATCGGCACCGGTTACCGCCCCTGACGGCAAAAATGACCTGTACTTTGTGATCAAAAAAGAGCAGGAGCCCAACCAGCATTTATTTAACCTGGACTGGATAGAATTTAAACGATAG
- a CDS encoding 3-keto-disaccharide hydrolase, with product MKLRMFLSTCLALACLSCSTQQQQNAQDDDGWVKLFNGKDLNDWEVKIKDHALNENFGNTFRVENGNLAVRYDGYKNFDEQFGHLFYKKKFSDYLLVMEYRFTGEQATGGPEWAYRNSGAMLHCQPAATMGLAQDFPISLEAQLLGGNGKDPRSTANLCTPGTNVMLQDTLFTPHCIDSSSKTYAGDRWVRVEALVLGDSIIKHIVEGDTVLVYTKPQIGGGNVSNYDPAIKKDGQPLTEGYIALQSESHPVEFRKVELFNLEKYRNDPQQLKQVLHQLQKRKDH from the coding sequence ATGAAGCTAAGAATGTTCCTCAGTACCTGCCTGGCATTGGCGTGCCTGTCCTGCTCCACCCAACAGCAACAAAACGCACAAGACGACGATGGTTGGGTGAAGCTTTTTAACGGCAAGGACCTGAATGATTGGGAGGTAAAGATCAAGGACCATGCGCTGAACGAGAACTTCGGGAACACGTTTCGGGTGGAAAACGGGAATTTAGCGGTCCGCTACGACGGGTATAAAAACTTTGATGAGCAGTTCGGCCACTTGTTCTATAAAAAGAAGTTTTCGGATTACCTGCTGGTGATGGAGTACCGCTTTACGGGCGAGCAGGCCACCGGCGGCCCCGAATGGGCCTACCGGAACAGCGGCGCGATGCTGCACTGCCAGCCGGCCGCCACGATGGGCCTTGCCCAGGACTTCCCGATCTCGCTGGAGGCGCAGCTGCTGGGAGGCAACGGCAAAGACCCCCGAAGCACGGCCAACCTGTGTACGCCCGGCACCAACGTGATGCTGCAGGATACCCTCTTTACCCCCCATTGCATCGATTCCAGCTCTAAAACCTACGCCGGCGACCGCTGGGTACGCGTGGAAGCGCTCGTGCTTGGGGATTCCATCATCAAGCATATTGTGGAAGGCGATACGGTGCTGGTCTATACCAAGCCGCAGATTGGGGGAGGCAATGTGAGCAACTATGACCCGGCCATCAAAAAGGATGGGCAGCCCTTAACAGAAGGCTATATCGCGCTGCAAAGCGAAAGCCACCCGGTGGAGTTCCGGAAAGTAGAGCTCTTTAACCTGGAGAAGTATAGAAATGATCCGCAGCAGCTGAAGCAGGTATTGCATCAATTGCAAAAACGCAAAGATCATTAA